A genomic stretch from Deltaproteobacteria bacterium includes:
- a CDS encoding succinylglutamate desuccinylase/aspartoacylase family protein — MGNVIPRHFGPYREGGALEEAWRALACRVGATESVAGHSVEGRPLWRFDLGTDDQPSVLLTALIHGNELIGSEALFHLVETLALPDSARPVLDQVRLVILPVMNPDALAANTGKLMAGERAWQRWNRRGVDLNRNFPVIGQCHLLHPFSGSAVRWSPYYAGPHPGSEPETHTLVKVAKEVHPALSLGFHSFGNMLLYPWGHTRRPSPRRGYYRRITQSFVESVRHTPYKILQASHLYPVTGDLDDWLEARFGTTAFTVEVSQLDCRLLDPRRLLNPFSWMNPVNLRGTVRNLTPGLIALMDGWVRTADV; from the coding sequence ATGGGAAACGTCATACCCCGGCATTTTGGGCCCTACCGCGAAGGTGGCGCGCTGGAAGAAGCCTGGCGGGCGCTCGCCTGCCGTGTTGGCGCAACCGAATCAGTCGCGGGCCATTCCGTCGAGGGACGGCCCCTCTGGCGGTTTGATCTCGGCACGGATGACCAGCCCTCAGTCCTCCTCACGGCCCTTATCCACGGCAACGAACTGATCGGCTCGGAAGCCCTCTTTCACCTGGTGGAAACACTGGCGCTTCCGGATAGTGCCCGGCCCGTCTTGGATCAGGTCCGGCTTGTCATCCTGCCGGTGATGAACCCCGACGCACTGGCCGCCAATACCGGGAAGCTGATGGCCGGCGAGCGTGCCTGGCAGCGGTGGAACCGCCGCGGTGTGGACCTGAATCGTAATTTTCCGGTAATCGGGCAGTGCCACCTCCTGCATCCCTTTTCTGGGTCGGCTGTTCGCTGGTCGCCATATTACGCAGGCCCTCATCCGGGGTCAGAGCCGGAAACGCATACCCTGGTGAAGGTAGCAAAGGAGGTCCACCCGGCCCTTTCTCTTGGCTTTCACAGTTTCGGCAATATGCTGCTTTATCCGTGGGGCCATACGCGGCGGCCCAGCCCCCGGCGCGGGTACTACCGCCGTATCACACAGTCATTCGTGGAGAGTGTCCGTCACACACCCTACAAGATTCTCCAGGCCAGCCATCTGTATCCCGTAACGGGCGATCTCGACGACTGGCTGGAAGCACGGTTTGGGACAACCGCCTTCACTGTCGAGGTGAGCCAGCTCGACTGCCGGCTCCTCGATCCCCGGCGCCTGCTCAATCCCTTCTCCTGGATGAATCCGGTCAACCTGCGCGGAACCGTACGGAACCTCACCCCCGGCCTCATTGCCCTCATGGATGGCTGGGTCCGTACGGCAGACGTCTGA
- a CDS encoding NAD(P)/FAD-dependent oxidoreductase codes for MKPEENRIVVIGAGLAGLAAAATLARAGQPVELVEKGTHPGGRAATHEKGGFYFNVGPHALYGAGEAARVLKELGVSYKGAAPSATGLTIREGKTWKLPATPWSLLTTGIIPFAERLRFGNLLRALLSENPEKVAGETTAEWVKRHTVNPVTAELVHMLFRLVTYANAPGHLSAGAAVSQFQLGEKGNVQYLDGGWQPLADSLRETVEKAGGRFRVSAEAASVELDNMDRRRTTGVRLRDDTLIPAEAVILAVPPSAASALVDGGKHPELSRWASNLIPVRAACLDLALRKLPNPDIRFALGVDRPLYYSVHSATAKLAPEGMATVSVAKYLDPHGESRASEDEVELYGLMDLIQPGWREELIHRQFLPRPVVTWALPEAATAGISGRPGLAVPGVQGLYVVGDWAGKKGQLADAALASGQQAARELIQARRQMEQQAA; via the coding sequence GTGAAACCTGAAGAAAATCGGATAGTTGTAATCGGAGCGGGACTTGCCGGACTCGCAGCCGCGGCCACACTTGCCCGGGCCGGGCAGCCCGTGGAGCTTGTTGAGAAAGGCACCCATCCGGGGGGCCGGGCGGCCACCCATGAAAAAGGCGGCTTCTACTTCAATGTGGGTCCGCACGCACTTTATGGAGCGGGAGAAGCTGCGCGGGTCTTGAAGGAACTTGGCGTCAGCTATAAGGGGGCCGCACCCAGCGCAACCGGCCTTACCATCCGGGAAGGGAAAACATGGAAGCTCCCTGCAACTCCATGGTCTTTGCTTACGACCGGCATCATTCCCTTTGCCGAGCGGCTCCGGTTCGGCAATCTGCTCCGTGCCCTTCTCTCCGAAAACCCCGAAAAAGTCGCCGGGGAAACCACAGCCGAATGGGTCAAGAGGCACACGGTGAATCCGGTTACAGCAGAACTGGTACACATGCTGTTCCGGCTCGTGACCTACGCCAATGCACCCGGCCATCTCAGTGCCGGTGCGGCTGTTTCACAATTCCAGCTCGGCGAGAAGGGGAACGTACAGTATCTGGACGGTGGATGGCAGCCCCTTGCCGACAGCCTGAGGGAAACTGTCGAAAAGGCCGGAGGCCGTTTCCGGGTATCGGCTGAAGCAGCCTCCGTCGAACTGGACAACATGGACCGCCGCCGTACCACCGGTGTCCGGCTCCGCGACGACACACTGATTCCGGCCGAGGCGGTTATTCTGGCTGTGCCGCCGTCCGCGGCATCCGCGCTGGTGGATGGAGGCAAACACCCGGAACTTTCACGCTGGGCCAGCAATCTCATTCCCGTGCGGGCAGCCTGTCTTGATCTCGCGCTCCGGAAACTGCCCAATCCCGATATCCGGTTTGCTCTCGGCGTGGACAGGCCCCTCTACTATTCAGTTCACTCCGCCACAGCGAAGCTTGCCCCGGAAGGCATGGCTACTGTCAGCGTCGCCAAATATCTCGACCCGCACGGCGAATCCCGCGCCTCAGAAGACGAAGTGGAACTGTACGGCCTCATGGACCTGATCCAGCCCGGCTGGCGGGAAGAACTGATTCACCGCCAGTTCTTGCCTCGCCCCGTTGTCACTTGGGCCCTTCCTGAGGCGGCAACGGCTGGAATCTCCGGACGCCCGGGACTAGCGGTGCCGGGCGTTCAGGGCCTCTACGTGGTGGGGGACTGGGCCGGGAAAAAGGGCCAGCTGGCCGATGCGGCCCTCGCCAGCGGCCAGCAGGCAGCCCGGGAGCTGATCCAAGCCAGACGCCAAATGGAACAGCAAGCCGCCTGA
- a CDS encoding sigma-70 family RNA polymerase sigma factor — translation MTTPDAGTGATLEEHRKLLWGLSYRLTGSAADADDIVQETFLRALEKPPHDTTRPWKPWLVKVATHIGIDRLRRRKEVPYTGPWLPSLIETPPGELEPVADGPLPEDRFLMSESITIAFLLALEVLSPKQRAVLLLRDVFDYSVAETALALEISEADVKTTHHRARALMEPYSQRRVVPDRQLAQQVQSALGNFMSCLMNRDTAGMEKLLAADIRVLSDGGGEFNAARVPVTGVSRVVKFYLNLMKTYTGQMGVSLKWLNGLPAVITNFSNGRPGDPPRSVLQCDMDANGRIREIHAILASRKLAALGLP, via the coding sequence GTGACCACACCGGATGCCGGAACTGGAGCCACCCTTGAGGAGCACCGGAAACTCCTCTGGGGGCTCTCTTACCGGCTCACCGGTTCGGCGGCCGATGCCGACGACATCGTGCAGGAGACTTTTCTAAGGGCGCTCGAAAAACCACCGCACGACACCACCCGGCCGTGGAAACCATGGCTGGTAAAGGTTGCCACCCACATCGGCATTGACCGGCTCCGCCGCCGGAAAGAAGTGCCCTATACCGGCCCCTGGCTCCCCTCGCTCATCGAGACACCGCCCGGCGAACTGGAGCCGGTGGCCGATGGCCCCCTGCCGGAGGACCGGTTCCTCATGTCCGAAAGCATCACCATCGCATTCCTGCTGGCGCTGGAAGTTCTCTCGCCCAAGCAGCGGGCAGTCCTCCTGCTACGTGATGTATTCGACTATTCCGTCGCTGAAACCGCCCTCGCGCTTGAAATCTCCGAAGCCGATGTAAAAACAACCCACCACCGCGCCCGTGCCCTGATGGAGCCCTACTCCCAGAGGCGCGTCGTGCCGGACCGGCAGCTCGCCCAACAGGTCCAGTCGGCGCTGGGCAACTTCATGAGCTGCCTGATGAACCGTGACACGGCGGGGATGGAAAAGCTCCTCGCCGCCGATATCCGGGTGCTGAGCGACGGTGGCGGGGAGTTCAACGCGGCGCGGGTTCCGGTCACGGGCGTGAGCCGCGTGGTGAAGTTTTACCTGAACCTGATGAAAACCTACACCGGCCAGATGGGGGTGTCGCTGAAATGGCTGAACGGGCTACCAGCTGTCATAACCAACTTCAGCAATGGCCGGCCGGGTGACCCGCCCCGGTCAGTCCTCCAGTGCGACATGGACGCCAACGGGCGAATCCGGGAGATCCATGCCATCCTTGCCAGCCGGAAACTGGCAGCCCTCGGTCTCCCGTGA
- a CDS encoding dienelactone hydrolase family protein has translation MKAAVKAEDHRIAVYGRFIDATLFRPDIASGKHPVPGILLLHEAFGVTSQIKEDAKELAGLGYGVLVPDLYSETGAARYCIRQFITEAGMKNRSGNPALQELFHVLDYLETLPCIDRERIGAVGMCLTGGFILHLARRPELKAPVIFHHSLGLAGAGVSPRAAAQVQHTIQGHYVTNDLFCPKARQEALRDLLGDKLDYHLYPGAKHGLRSVDRNTRAGQEAWEKTKAFFAEHLAG, from the coding sequence ATGAAGGCCGCCGTCAAAGCCGAAGACCACCGGATCGCCGTGTACGGGCGGTTTATCGACGCCACGCTGTTCAGGCCGGATATCGCCAGCGGCAAGCACCCGGTTCCCGGTATCCTGTTACTGCATGAGGCGTTCGGCGTCACCAGCCAGATAAAGGAAGATGCAAAGGAACTGGCGGGCCTCGGTTATGGCGTTCTCGTGCCGGACCTGTATTCCGAAACGGGAGCCGCCCGCTACTGCATCCGCCAGTTCATCACCGAGGCCGGCATGAAGAATCGCTCTGGCAACCCCGCGCTCCAGGAGCTGTTTCATGTGCTGGACTACCTGGAAACGCTCCCCTGCATTGACCGGGAGCGGATCGGTGCCGTGGGCATGTGCCTCACCGGCGGTTTCATCCTGCATCTGGCCCGCCGTCCGGAACTGAAGGCCCCGGTAATCTTTCACCACAGCCTCGGGCTCGCGGGAGCCGGCGTCAGCCCAAGGGCCGCCGCCCAGGTCCAGCACACGATCCAGGGCCACTATGTCACAAACGACCTGTTCTGCCCCAAGGCCCGGCAAGAGGCATTGCGCGACCTCCTTGGCGACAAGCTCGACTATCACCTCTACCCCGGCGCGAAGCACGGCCTCCGCAGTGTGGACCGCAATACCCGCGCCGGACAGGAAGCCTGGGAAAAGACCAAGGCATTTTTCGCCGAACATCTGGCCGGGTAG
- a CDS encoding universal stress protein yields the protein MKRVLIPYDFSHFSRRALSLAMQGYPFGGDAEVEMLHVIDEALYENVLSRSHVPTEAAIHSYLQADIDRVRADMFDPDSCKIHPIIKVLRGRPADLILEASTTFSAAAVMIGGQGHGGIKEAFIGRTAQRVARESTCHVYVVKTTGTGRPPRRVLCAVDRSPPSRKALEEAHRLAVLNGAKLSIISAIENPYLPYIQKLAMEIHDDEAVKELVQAERERLLKFEIEVLGANKADTHHAVFGPVIETLNSHAEILHAGTIIMGPRGLGPVGRAFLGSVTEQMLLRSRVDVLVVK from the coding sequence ATGAAACGAGTGCTGATCCCCTACGACTTCTCCCATTTCTCGCGCCGGGCGCTCTCGCTTGCCATGCAGGGGTATCCTTTCGGCGGCGACGCCGAGGTGGAAATGCTCCACGTGATCGACGAAGCCCTGTACGAAAATGTGCTTTCGCGCTCGCATGTGCCGACTGAAGCCGCCATTCACAGCTATCTCCAGGCGGATATCGACCGGGTCCGGGCGGACATGTTCGACCCCGATTCGTGCAAGATCCATCCGATCATCAAGGTACTCCGCGGCAGACCGGCCGATCTGATTCTGGAAGCATCGACTACATTCAGTGCCGCCGCCGTCATGATCGGCGGCCAGGGGCACGGCGGGATCAAGGAGGCGTTTATCGGCCGCACAGCGCAACGTGTCGCCCGCGAAAGCACCTGCCACGTCTATGTCGTCAAGACCACGGGCACGGGCAGACCGCCCCGCCGGGTGCTCTGCGCGGTTGACCGAAGCCCGCCGTCGCGAAAAGCGCTTGAGGAAGCCCACCGGCTGGCGGTACTGAACGGCGCCAAGCTCTCCATCATCAGCGCGATCGAGAACCCCTATCTGCCATACATCCAGAAGCTCGCCATGGAGATTCACGATGACGAGGCGGTAAAAGAGCTGGTCCAGGCCGAACGCGAGCGGCTCCTCAAGTTCGAAATCGAGGTGCTCGGCGCGAACAAGGCCGACACCCACCATGCCGTGTTCGGGCCGGTGATCGAAACCCTGAACAGCCACGCCGAAATCCTGCACGCAGGGACCATCATCATGGGGCCACGGGGGCTGGGCCCCGTAGGGCGCGCATTCCTGGGGTCAGTGACCGAGCAGATGCTGCTGCGGTCCCGCGTGGACGTGCTGGTCGTGAAGTAG